In the genome of Spirochaetia bacterium, one region contains:
- a CDS encoding NifB/NifX family molybdenum-iron cluster-binding protein, whose translation MKVAMAVTGKDLDSKINPTFGRTPFFLIYDTETKKETYIDNPAMNASGGAGIQAAQVVIDTGADTVIAYRFGENAAKVFEHANVKSYKATEGTVKENIEKLESNELSPLQEVHPGFHHA comes from the coding sequence ATGAAAGTAGCAATGGCAGTAACAGGAAAAGACTTGGACTCCAAAATCAATCCGACATTCGGCAGGACACCCTTTTTCCTCATCTACGACACAGAAACAAAGAAAGAGACCTACATAGACAATCCTGCAATGAACGCCTCCGGCGGAGCAGGCATACAAGCAGCACAGGTTGTCATAGATACAGGAGCCGACACCGTAATCGCCTATCGATTCGGTGAAAACGCAGCCAAGGTATTTGAACATGCAAATGTAAAAAGTTACAAGGCTACAGAAGGGACGGTAAAGGAAAATATTGAAAAACTCGAAAGTAATGAACTTAGTCCATTACAGGAAGTCCACCCTGGCTTCCACCACGCCTGA